The Dehalococcoides mccartyi CG5 genome contains the following window.
TATCCGGATTTTGCCGGAGATATTAAGGATAATGCTCTGGCAACCGGTTCTGCCTTACTCACCGCAGGCGTATTTCCAATGGAAGTAATAATGGCAACCGGAGGTAAGTATTTTTCCTTGACTGATCATCCCGAAGGTTGGCGAGAAGTTCCTTATATAACGCAGCGCGGCGGTACCAAGTGGCAGGGCTCACCGGAAGAAGCTTTGAAAGTAGTCCGGGCAGCTGCCCGTTTTTATGGCTTTGATGATGTTCAGGCCATACCGGTAGATGAAAAATTCCTTAAGGTTATGTGGGGCACCAAGCAAATGATAATTTCAAATGCCCCTACAACCTTTGAATTTGGTGATGTGGATGATTTTGTATGCACACCGGCAGTAAATCCCACCAATATCACCATACCTAATAAGTGCAAATGGTATCTGAACTTCACTTGCAGGCAACCCGGTGAAGTTACTCGCCACGCTCAATCAACTACTCAGAACGCTGCACAAACTTATTCGTATGCCAACTGGATCAAAACATTCAAACATGTTCAGGACTTCCTTTGGGGATTGGGCTATATCTCTTTGGACAATATCCATGGCCGTTTCATTCCCACCGGTTTTACCGGCACAATGTGCGGTGCCGGTGAGTTGTCCAGATGGAGCGGTATCTTGACTCCCAAGTTTGGCAATATGACCCGCGTTGTACACGGTGTCCTAACCGATTTACCCCTTGCGGAAACCAGTCCAGTTAACTTTGGTGCCCGCAAATTCTGCGAAACCTGTGGTATCTGTGCGAATTCATGTCCCCAAGGCGCCATTCAGCAAGGTGAAGCAACCTGGGATGCACGCTATGCCTGGGAGAACTCGGGCTATCTTGGTTGGCGTAATGACATGACCCTGTGTAACCATTGCCCGGTCTGCCAAGGCGTTTGCCCTTTTAATGCCTTTGATAAATCCGGTATTCACGAAATCATCAAGAGTACTATCTCAGCCACTTCCCTCTTCAACGGCTTTTTTACCAGCATGGACAAGAGCTTTGATTATGGCAGGAAACCTGCTGCGGAATGGTGGGATGATCCTAACCAGCCGGTTTGGGGCATGGATACCACAGTCTAATAATAGAACTCTAAAAGGAGAGACAAAATGAATTATCTGATAGGGCTGCTGATAGGAATAGTTATAGCCTTAATAGCATACACGCTTAACCGCAAAGTCAGTTTCAAGTGGTATGACTGGGTTTTGGGTGTGGCCATACTTGGTTTACTGAGTGTGGGTACCCAGCACCTGCTTTCCTCGCTGGCAGGCTTTGAAACCAGCGCTGCCTGGTTTGGGTTTGCAATTTTTGGAGGTTTGGCAGTAGTGCTGGCACTGATAGAGTGGAGACTGCTTTCCGCCAGGAATAAAGCAGCCTAGAAGTTAAGTTAAGAGCGGGCGGGAGGGCAGCTTCTTTGCATATGCCTTCCTGCCCGTCTGAACCCGTAAGGGGAGGAAGACCGATGAAATGCCTTCATCAAATATCCGCAGTTACAAATCAGGGGATATCAGCCGGTGATTAACACAGAGGGAACACCGGTCTATACCGAGCAGGAGAAAGCCTACTGGAAATCCCTTGCCCGCGAGTACGAAGCCCATCTGGCTGACATGGCAAAGAAACATCCCACCGCCGCCATGCTGGGGGTTAAAACCTGTGTGCGCTGCGGCCAGTGTTGTTACACATATGTTTGCATACCCCGGCCGGAGGAACTGCCTGCCGTAGCGGATTATCTGCATATATCCGTAAGTGAGCTGATTTCAAAATACATGGTAGCCGATACTGAAGATTGCCGGACCTTCTTCCTGCGCTGGGCAAAACACGGGGAAGAAGACATTACCGGGGGGGCGGATTCCGCCCATACGCACCTATGATCACGGGTACTGCATATTCTTTGATGAAAAAGCAGGCAGCTGCCTTATCCACCCGGTACGCCCCCAGGAGGCAAGGTACGTCAAGTGCTGGAAGACCGGTAACGGGCGTGACCGCACTAAGTGGGGCATGAGCGGCTGGACTAAAGATGATATTTACCGGTTTATACCTGATTTTGATACCCATTTGCCACAAGGCATAGGAGCAGATAAATGACAGAAGTAATAGTCTCCTGGAGCGGGGGCAAAGACTGCACTCTGGCCTGTTATAAAGCTATCAAGAGTGGTCTTAAGGTCAGATATCTGGCCAGTATCATCACCCGAAGCACCGGCAAACTCTGGCCGCACCTGCTTACACCGGAAGTGCTCAGGATGCAGGCTGAGGCTATAGGCATACCCCTTCTGGAGTGGCCTTCAGCCACGGAAGGGTACGATGACAACTACCGCCGAATGCTCGGTCAACTTAAAACAGAGGGAATAGAGGGGGTAGTCTTCGGGGACGTCAATATAGGCAACAGTTTTGCCGTAAAGCACCTTAACTGGATAAAGAGCGTCTGCGAGCCTACCGGTATGGACTACCACCTGCCGCTCTGGCAGGACAACCGGGCCACCCTGCTCTCCGAGCTTATAGACTTGGGGTTTGAAGTAAGGATTTTAGCGGCAGACAGCACCGAACTGGGTGAAAGCTGGCTGGGACGGAAACTGGATAAGGACATGCTCACAGAGCTTAAGATACGCCACAGCCTGTCTCCGAACGGGAATGTGGGGTATTACCATACCTTTGTCACCGACGGGCCTCTATTTAAATCACGGCTGGTCATAGAGGAATGGGACAGGGTATTTGATGAGCAGGCCCAATTCGGGGGTATGGGTGTCTGGTATATGGATATCAAACGCTGCCGTCTGGAAAGCAAGGCCAAACCTCAATTTATATTTTGCCCCAATTAATCTATAGAATCTGTGGTTACAGATAAAAATTACTGCACAAGGGAACCGCCTATGGGAGGGCAATACAATGTCTGTTCTTATTGATAATTATCTAAATAATAAACTCTCAGTTTCCGCGTTTCAGGCAGAGACCAACCCTCCCCCGTCTGACCTCACAGCTAGCTTGGTTATCGTCCTCCGGCGCCGGAGACAATAATAACAACGGTAACTACTTAAAAAGTGGTATCACGGATGAGGGCAGGTCACTCATTAATTGTATTAATAAAAAGGGGGAGTAATTACTCCCCCTTTGCAGAGTTGATTATTGGTTTAGGCCGAGTTACGACGCCGCACAAGTTGTACAACTATTCCCAGGATAACTATTGCTGAGAAGCCCACAATAAGAGATGAGCGCATGACCGCTCCATATTCTGATTCCTGAGCGAAAGGA
Protein-coding sequences here:
- a CDS encoding reductive dehalogenase, with product MSQFHSIVSRRDFMKGLGLVGAGVGAAGAANPVFHDIDEIASSSSSLQHNPWWVKDVDQPTTPIDWDVLKPGRVAYVGTGMFGGMGPDVLKYSRAETQKLMINYLKSEDPNWQPGANLLGVKSASTDPEYPDFAGDIKDNALATGSALLTAGVFPMEVIMATGGKYFSLTDHPEGWREVPYITQRGGTKWQGSPEEALKVVRAAARFYGFDDVQAIPVDEKFLKVMWGTKQMIISNAPTTFEFGDVDDFVCTPAVNPTNITIPNKCKWYLNFTCRQPGEVTRHAQSTTQNAAQTYSYANWIKTFKHVQDFLWGLGYISLDNIHGRFIPTGFTGTMCGAGELSRWSGILTPKFGNMTRVVHGVLTDLPLAETSPVNFGARKFCETCGICANSCPQGAIQQGEATWDARYAWENSGYLGWRNDMTLCNHCPVCQGVCPFNAFDKSGIHEIIKSTISATSLFNGFFTSMDKSFDYGRKPAAEWWDDPNQPVWGMDTTV
- a CDS encoding diphthine--ammonia ligase — protein: MTEVIVSWSGGKDCTLACYKAIKSGLKVRYLASIITRSTGKLWPHLLTPEVLRMQAEAIGIPLLEWPSATEGYDDNYRRMLGQLKTEGIEGVVFGDVNIGNSFAVKHLNWIKSVCEPTGMDYHLPLWQDNRATLLSELIDLGFEVRILAADSTELGESWLGRKLDKDMLTELKIRHSLSPNGNVGYYHTFVTDGPLFKSRLVIEEWDRVFDEQAQFGGMGVWYMDIKRCRLESKAKPQFIFCPN